In the genome of Oncorhynchus nerka isolate Pitt River linkage group LG4, Oner_Uvic_2.0, whole genome shotgun sequence, the window ATCTTTGTCGCTCTCGTGGCATACCTGACCTCATTCACATAAAGAATGGAAGTCATCTTGGTATGGACCGGACAAGAGACAACGAATCGCGGGGGGCACTCGGGCCGGCCTCGCGCTGCCTGGATCGGAATCCTCCTCAGGAGTATCCAGGGATGAGAAACAGTGTCATCCTGTAAACGGATGACTATTTCCTTATAGGTTGAAGGTTTACAGCATCTCAAGAGAGAAGAGTCAAGTCCCAGATCAGCGCTCAAGAAGGGTGATCTCTGGAACCCAGTCGTTCAGACTGTGGCTCTCCTCACAGAACAGGTGCAGCTTCCCCAGAGCAGCGTCCTCCCAAGAACCATCAGCTGGGTTCTGTTGACAAACAAAAGGGGAAAGGAACATTAGTCACATGGACACAATGAGCAGTTCATAACATTCTATATTATTCAATGTTTGAATTAAATCACTTTGAGTTGTAATATAACATACAGTGATAAGACAGCAGTGGGCATCTTCAAGCTGGCCAGTCTTGTCCCCAACAATCTCGGCCAGGCGCTGCATGTCGTTCACTCTGACGATGCTGATGTCGTTGTCAAAACAGAAAGACTGGATGAGGGTGAAGTGGATCTGGAGAGCAATGTCACACTCCCACTCCTCATCGGTGGCCAGAACGCAGAAAGACACGCTGTCTGGGTCACTGAAAGAAAAAATAGAAGCACCATAAGTATATGCAAAATGACTTCAAAATTATTCAAACATAGATAGAAATTATAAGTTTACATTAGCATTTCAAGAAACTCATACTTACACATTCATAACTTTAGCAGACTCGTAGACACCAACCGTCAGGCAGTCATTTTCTTTAGCTGAGAGCAAAACTTCCTCTAGTGCATTGCCGGTGCACTGGGCACGCTCAGCGAATTTCTGGATCAGAACTTCCTCAAGAGTCATGATGatgcaaaatatttcaaaaggaaCTTCGTAGTGAGAGGTAGTGTAGTCGGAGGATAAATCCGAAAAGATTGGTGAGTCTGAAGAGACTGTGCTGCGTTTTAATACCCTTGGGCTCGTGGCCCCTGTAAATACACAGCGCTCTGATTGGTTGACCTGAATGGTGCATTGGTATGCTAATGTCATTGTCCCACTCTAGCTCATGGCAGATTGATAGGGGTCATTACGGCTCGTCTTTCTGTGCAAGGCATGCTCTCCAACCGAAAATAAACAATGTTGCATTACGTTCATATGCATTTATAATATTTCTAATGTTatacatgtttaaaaaaatagaGATTTGGGCTGTCATATTTTGCATTGCAAGTTTACTTGAGTTTTTATAGTTTCAAATTGCCGCACTGATGCCAATGGCATCGAAAGATGCTTTAGGGGTATGCAATTGATCATTTATCAAATCAGACTATTCCCTACTGAAACTAAACATCCAAAGAAGGACAATTGAATAATAAAACTGCGTAAAGTGCTTAAAAGTGCCCGAATTGTCTCTGATTAAGATTATGTAGGCTGATTTCAGTTTTAGGTGAAGGTGTCCGAACACCAACAATAGCATAGCATGGTGAAAATAAAGTGTGCATAAGACGCACCATCCCCCCTTTGGAGAAGGCAGGTGGCAATCCGTAGAACCTGATCAAAAACGGCCCCTATTGTGTCTGCAGCAACTCATATTATCACGCTCTCCATACAAATGCAAATTAACCGCGCGTGCCAGGACACCGTGTGTGCCTCACAATATGCACTGCTGGCCTATTACTGACCACGTGATCGACATCAGCGGTCGGAACTCTCTGcatggttttatttatttacttttgacACATGGACCAATGAAGAGCCATGCTTTTCCATAAATGTAATTCTAAAAGTTGAGCAAGCCTATGCCCAAATCCAGATATTGCACAACTTATTAATGATCCTTTATTAGAATATAACTGTCAACAGGTAGCCTACGTTTAAAGAAACACATATACCTTACAGGCATATTTCAAGCCACTGCATCTGGACACTTTTATCGCATTTGGTGACATTTAAGGTGCATAAAATAATCTAGAATTGGCTTGAGTAATTCTATAATTCTAGAGGGTCAGTGATTGACTCAGCGCCATTGTTTGATGGATAGCAGCGCAGCAGATGGAGGATTGCTATGGGGACACCCCCTGTCACCCAGACTGACCCCGACCCCGAGGCGCGCTGCTCCTGTTGTCCGCGAGTCTTTACATTCACTGGACGAAAAAATCTGTTGTCTGAGTTTTGATCCAATTTAAATGTGAATAAAGCGAGCGTATGGTCAAAAAAAGAGGCCACGAGCCTAAATTGCAGCACAGGGTTGAATCCTTCCGAAATGTTTGGAATAAAAACAAAAATATGCTGTTTTGATCAAACAAGGTTATTTTGCTACAAAACAAACTAATTGAATGTGGCCAATCATTGGTTTATTATCAGGCAATCATTAGTTGAGAAGTTTAAATGGCTGATGCACGACAACAACCCATAGCTTGCATAGGTTAATGCACAACCGTTTACAAACATAACAGATTGAGTTCCTTGAATCAGAGTTTGATTCATCTGATAGCAGCTCAAAGACTAGGCTCTTTTTTTGGAAGGATCAACTCAGCATGGCAACAGGGCAGGCGCGTGGAAGTCGATATGCAACGCATTGTTCTTGAAGTAGCACATCTGTCGGACGGGGTCCCCCTCCCCAGTAGCGCTTGACAGGTGTTCCTGGCTCAAGTCGTGGCTTGCTCGGGCGAATGACATGCTGCACGTTGAGCCATGACTCAAAACGTATTTGTGCAGATGCAAATTAGCCAAAGCACACAACTAGACAAATCATACTTTCCATTAGCAAATAGCAAACAACGTTCTATTCATTTAGTAGTGGCTGACTGCTGTAGCAATCATGTTGGTTCTTAGTAGCCTATACTAAATAATCAAATGGGGAATGCAAGATTAAGTTGGGTTTGTAACTTGCATGTTGAAACCCTGTGGTCACAATGTAGGATGCTTTGTGTATACAATGCAATACAATAATATAGGGGCTGTGAGACTATATTACATTCTCCAAGCTATTGTGTTTGCCTCTGTGctttttaaaataaaatcataatcaaatcacattttattggtccatacacatatttatcagatgttattgcggtgtagcgaaatgcttgtgttcctagctccaacagtgcagtaatatctaacaatacacactaaTCTaaaaaagaatggaattaagaaatatatacattttaggACACACAATGTGGAGTCCCGAGTATAAATATATATAGCCTACATGTGATATAATGTATAGACATTGTGGACGGTATGTGGTTAGAATATGTCTGTGTAGCCTATCTGAAGAATATGTAGGACAGAACTgtatatgtacagcaatagttgaataggatgtCCTTGACTAGcaaacagtaggcctatatacaTCAgaaatgggtaaaacagtatgaaacattattaaagtgaccagtgttcaattatTAAAGTGTATATGTATGCAGGACAGCAGGCTCTACGGTGTAGGGATGAGTaaccaggtggtagccggctagtgacagtgactaagttcaggacAGGCTACTGCGTGGAGGCCGGATAGCGGTGGCTATTTATCAGTCTGATTATCTATTTAGTAACGCGCTCTAACAATTTCTTATTCTGAGACAAACTTTTTATGCTGTCTATGCATAATAGCAGCAGCAAGTCATTGTCCATTATGCATTGCGGGTGCAGAATTACCTCTGCTTTTATCATGCAGCAGTAGTTTTCTTTGTTGACCCCTCACCTTCCCCCACAGACAAATGGGATCTTGTTGCTATGGAGAGACACAGGCATCTGCAGATGCCACGCGCCTGAAGTGAGCCCTGCAAAGCAGCGACGCATGCCATAATCGGATGCAAATAGAAACGTTGGGCCAATTCTGTTCTCCAATAAATGCCTATTCAGTTATCTGGATATTAAAGTAAGTAACACAATAATATTTTGCGTCTAAATAAATTTAGATTTCCAGAAATTTTTCTGACTACATAAAGTTGGTATATATACATACTCTATTTGAATCATGAAGGGTGCATCGGAAAAATGGAACAAATGTAGAAAATAACGCTGTAGCGATATCTTTATGTAGTTTGGAAGCCCTTAGTGTTACACTTGGATATGGTTGTGGATTTTACAGTAGGTTAATAACCTCATCATTCAAACCGACCCTTCACGAGTCTGAATTCATTAATCCAGTACATCGGATGAAGGTCAGGGAGTTTCGTATTTGATCCATTCAATCGAAACTGCCCTGTCCTTTCTTCAATAGTTTTGTCTATAGACACGCGCCTGCTAGGGCTGGTCACTCGTGCATTGTCGCCCAGCAGCCAATCACAGAACGCGTGTGTGCCGGGGTCTTGCCTATAAATATGATCTGTTTCTCACAAACAGCACATAGTGCACTTCTGTTTTATCCTCATCAACATCTTCTCAATTGAGCTCTACAAACGTAACTATCTATCTTCAAGATGGAAGCTATTGGCAAATCTCTGAAGGAAGCTCTCAAGTCTGCCCAGTGTGAGGATCGTCTCACTGTTGGTGTTTATGAGAGTGCCAAAATAATGAATGAGTATGTATTTTATCTACTAAATGTGTGCTTTATTTATACCTTTCTTGACATTTACTCATTTACTGACACAATTGTGTTATTTTATGATAATATTGACCAATGAAAGTACATTTTTTCTATCTCAACAGTGACCCAGACagcgtgtctctctgtgttctggCCACCGATGAGGAGTGGGAGTGTGACATTGCTCTCCAGATCCACTTCACCCTCATCCAGTCTTTCTGTTTTGACAACGACATCAGCATCGTCAGAGTGAACGACATGCAGCGCCTGGCCGAGATTGTTGGGGACAAGACTGGCCAGCTTGAAGATGCCCACTGCTGTCTTATCACGGTATGTTATATTACAACTCCAAGTGATTTAATTCAAACATTGAATAATATAGAATGTTATGAACTGCTCATTGTGTCCATGTGACTAATGTTCCTTTCCCCTTTTGTTTGTCAACAGAACCCAGCTGATGGTTCTTGGGAGGACGCTGCTCTGGGGAAGCTGCACCTGTTCTGTGAGGAG includes:
- the LOC115117493 gene encoding growth arrest and DNA damage-inducible protein GADD45 gamma-like, whose product is MEAIGKSLKEALKSAQCEDRLTVGVYESAKIMNDDPDSVSLCVLATDEEWECDIALQIHFTLIQSFCFDNDISIVRVNDMQRLAEIVGDKTGQLEDAHCCLITNPADGSWEDAALGKLHLFCEESHSLNDWVPEITLLER